One part of the Clostridium thermosuccinogenes genome encodes these proteins:
- a CDS encoding OadG family protein, giving the protein MNINWDSVLENARIGSLVTLYGLGGVFLVLILFYVITKLMVNIANKASAKE; this is encoded by the coding sequence ATGAATATAAATTGGGATAGTGTTTTGGAAAATGCCAGAATTGGCAGTTTAGTTACTCTTTATGGTTTAGGTGGAGTATTCCTTGTTTTGATCTTATTTTACGTGATAACTAAATTGATGGTTAATATTGCTAACAAAGCTTCTGCAAAAGAATAA
- a CDS encoding aminotransferase — translation MRRFEDMDIVDLQELQIELQNRYDEFKAQNLNLDMSRGKPGADQLDLTMEMLDCINSESRLIAENGTDCRNYGLIDGIPEAKELFSKMLGVTTEEIIVGGNSSLNIMYDTIARAMTHGVLGSELPWGKLPKVKFLCPVPGYDRHFSICEFFGIEMINIDMKSDGPDMDAIEKLVSSDESIKGIWCVPKYSNPQGITYSDEVVDRFARLKPKAKDFRIFWDNAYAVHHLSDKHDELKDILAACKEAGNPNMVFIFASTSKISFPGAGVAMIASSKENIDFIKKQMFFQTIGPDKINQLMHVRYFKTVEGIEEHMKKHAKILKPKFDTVLSILDAELGGKDIAWWNKPNGGYFISLDTMDGCAKDVVAMAKEAGVTLTKAGATYPYGKDPHDRNIRIAPTYPTLEELKKAIEILCICVQLVSIKKILKSRTHKLHLLKVGS, via the coding sequence ATGAGACGCTTTGAAGACATGGATATTGTTGATTTGCAGGAATTGCAGATAGAATTGCAGAATAGATATGATGAGTTTAAAGCCCAGAATTTGAACCTGGATATGTCCCGGGGCAAACCGGGTGCGGATCAGTTGGATCTCACCATGGAAATGCTGGATTGCATAAACAGTGAAAGCCGCTTGATAGCGGAAAACGGCACTGACTGCCGCAACTATGGGCTGATTGATGGAATTCCTGAAGCAAAAGAGCTTTTTTCCAAAATGCTGGGGGTAACGACGGAGGAGATCATTGTTGGAGGCAATTCCAGCCTTAATATAATGTATGATACCATTGCCAGAGCCATGACCCATGGTGTATTAGGCAGTGAACTTCCCTGGGGCAAGTTGCCCAAGGTAAAGTTTTTATGCCCTGTGCCCGGATATGACAGGCACTTTTCCATATGCGAGTTTTTTGGAATAGAAATGATAAATATAGATATGAAAAGTGACGGCCCGGATATGGATGCCATTGAGAAGCTTGTAAGCAGCGATGAATCCATAAAAGGTATCTGGTGCGTGCCCAAATACAGCAATCCACAAGGAATTACATATTCCGATGAGGTTGTGGACAGATTTGCACGTTTAAAGCCAAAAGCAAAGGATTTCCGAATTTTCTGGGATAATGCCTATGCAGTGCACCACCTGTCGGATAAACATGATGAGCTCAAAGATATTCTGGCAGCTTGCAAGGAAGCCGGAAATCCCAACATGGTGTTTATATTTGCTTCAACATCCAAGATCAGTTTTCCGGGAGCCGGTGTTGCAATGATAGCTTCCAGCAAAGAAAATATTGATTTCATTAAAAAGCAGATGTTTTTCCAGACCATCGGGCCGGACAAAATAAACCAGTTGATGCATGTTCGCTATTTCAAGACGGTGGAAGGAATTGAGGAGCATATGAAAAAGCATGCCAAAATTCTCAAGCCCAAATTTGATACCGTGCTGAGCATCCTTGATGCAGAACTGGGCGGAAAAGACATCGCTTGGTGGAATAAACCTAATGGCGGCTATTTCATAAGCCTCGATACGATGGACGGTTGTGCAAAGGATGTAGTTGCCATGGCCAAGGAAGCAGGTGTCACGTTGACAAAAGCGGGAGCCACTTACCCCTATGGCAAGGACCCTCATGACAGAAACATACGTATCGCGCCTACTTATCCTACTTTAGAAGAGCTTAAGAAGGCAATAGAAATCCTTTGCATTTGTGTACAGCTGGTAAGCATAAAGAAAATCTTGAAAAGCAGGACACACAAGCTTCATTTACTGAAGGTAGGGAGTTAA
- a CDS encoding FMN-binding protein translates to MKKQKLMVLAAVLILSIVLLYTGCTTGNQDNKQGATQPGTTTQNDKTQTGDTTQPEDTKQDENKPAETYKDGTYEGKGDAWEHGSEDATVEIANGRITSIVLRRLDDKGNEVDYEKWTGQEVDGRVYPNLKEYRVEMANRMIEKQTYDVDTISGATVSTKNWKVAVQRALEKAK, encoded by the coding sequence ATGAAAAAGCAAAAACTGATGGTTTTAGCAGCAGTATTGATTCTGTCGATAGTATTATTATATACCGGATGCACAACCGGTAATCAGGATAATAAGCAGGGAGCAACCCAGCCGGGTACAACCACCCAAAATGATAAAACGCAAACCGGCGATACAACTCAGCCTGAAGATACTAAACAGGATGAAAATAAACCGGCTGAAACATATAAGGATGGAACCTATGAAGGAAAAGGCGATGCCTGGGAGCATGGTTCTGAGGATGCTACAGTAGAAATCGCCAATGGCAGGATAACCAGCATTGTCTTAAGGAGACTGGATGACAAAGGCAATGAGGTTGACTATGAGAAATGGACCGGACAAGAGGTGGACGGAAGAGTATATCCCAATTTGAAAGAATACAGGGTTGAAATGGCAAACAGGATGATTGAGAAGCAAACTTATGACGTTGATACTATAAGCGGTGCAACAGTTAGTACAAAAAACTGGAAAGTGGCAGTCCAAAGAGCTCTTGAAAAGGCAAAATGA
- a CDS encoding sodium ion-translocating decarboxylase subunit beta: protein MQDLFGGILNLSWGNLVMFAVAGVLIYLAIVKEYEPMLLLPIGFGAILANIPLSSAIGEEGFLSILYNTGIKTELFPILIFIAVGAMIDFTPLLQNPFMLFFGAAAQFGIFFTMMVAIFFGFDIKEAASIGIIGAADGPTSIFVASQFAEKLLGPISVAAYSYMSLVPIIQPPVVKALTTRKERMIRMEYKQVEVPQIVKILFPIMITVIAGIIAPISVSLVGALMFGNLIRVCGVLDRLSNSAQNELANLVTLLLGITIGSTMTAEDFLDPRTILIMIMGLVAFIFDTAGGVLFAKFLNLFLKNKVNPMVGAAGISAFPMSARVIQKLAQKEDPTNFVLMQSISANVAGQLGSIVAGGLLLALVPALLK, encoded by the coding sequence ATGCAGGATCTATTTGGTGGAATACTTAATCTTAGTTGGGGAAATCTGGTTATGTTCGCTGTAGCAGGTGTTCTGATATACCTGGCTATAGTTAAGGAATATGAACCGATGCTTCTTCTACCTATAGGCTTTGGCGCAATTCTGGCCAATATTCCTCTGTCTTCTGCAATCGGAGAAGAGGGATTTCTGAGTATCCTATATAATACAGGTATAAAGACGGAGCTTTTCCCGATACTTATTTTCATTGCAGTAGGTGCAATGATCGATTTTACACCGCTTCTGCAAAATCCTTTCATGCTGTTTTTCGGTGCAGCAGCGCAGTTTGGAATCTTTTTCACCATGATGGTGGCGATATTTTTCGGATTTGATATCAAGGAGGCGGCATCAATAGGAATTATAGGAGCAGCAGACGGGCCGACATCGATATTCGTGGCTTCGCAGTTCGCAGAAAAGCTACTCGGACCCATTTCTGTGGCAGCTTATTCCTATATGTCTCTTGTGCCGATAATACAGCCTCCTGTGGTAAAAGCCCTTACAACCCGTAAGGAAAGAATGATCAGAATGGAATATAAACAGGTAGAAGTACCTCAAATAGTAAAAATCCTGTTCCCGATAATGATAACGGTTATAGCAGGAATAATTGCTCCGATAAGTGTTTCCCTTGTTGGTGCCCTCATGTTTGGTAACCTTATCAGAGTTTGCGGAGTTTTGGACAGGCTCTCCAATTCGGCGCAAAACGAGCTTGCAAATCTTGTTACGCTTCTCCTGGGAATCACCATCGGTTCAACAATGACGGCAGAAGACTTCCTGGATCCGAGAACAATCCTTATCATGATTATGGGACTTGTTGCCTTTATATTCGATACCGCAGGTGGAGTATTGTTTGCAAAGTTCCTTAATCTGTTCCTGAAAAACAAAGTAAATCCGATGGTAGGGGCAGCCGGAATATCTGCTTTCCCGATGTCAGCAAGGGTTATACAGAAGCTGGCGCAGAAGGAAGACCCGACCAACTTCGTTCTGATGCAGTCCATCAGCGCAAACGTGGCAGGACAGCTGGGTTCTATAGTGGCAGGCGGACTTCTGCTGGCGCTGGTACCGGCATTATTAAAGTAG
- a CDS encoding DnaA N-terminal domain-containing protein: protein MSKYNKQIIEKIVRIEETLEAIRAELSEIKEKLVHQPARESTGGQAKKLDVVNNAVKGTVWEKYPEQYRRLLAIVGSLSFDAWFGSVRSIEVKDDSLYLIVEDEFIKNALSARYSKELKHVFSVEKVFINSLENRD, encoded by the coding sequence TTGAGCAAATATAACAAGCAAATTATCGAAAAAATAGTCAGGATTGAGGAAACCCTTGAAGCTATTCGGGCAGAATTATCTGAGATAAAAGAGAAGCTTGTACATCAACCGGCACGAGAGTCCACCGGAGGTCAAGCAAAAAAATTGGATGTTGTTAATAATGCTGTTAAAGGAACGGTATGGGAAAAATATCCCGAACAATATAGAAGGCTTTTAGCAATTGTCGGAAGCTTGTCTTTTGATGCATGGTTTGGATCGGTCAGAAGCATTGAAGTAAAAGATGATTCCCTTTATTTAATAGTAGAAGACGAGTTTATAAAAAATGCTCTGAGCGCCAGGTATAGCAAAGAATTGAAACATGTATTCAGTGTTGAAAAGGTTTTTATCAATTCTTTGGAGAATAGAGATTAA
- a CDS encoding DUF1361 domain-containing protein, translating to MVKLIERYNGQLSFMIVYWFICLVMFLRTFSFLYIMLAWNVFLAMLPLLFAVKVRYAIERGIFGQTVFWAIFWLLFFPNSVYMITDFIHISNDKLLRIIEADRYSQVGDVMYSTDIAAWAKLLVIGIGFLFAILVGLESLYLIEQGIKNKVSKLFSRLGILMVALLSGVGVYIGRFLRFNSWDVFLKPFHLLDQLCTGVDAFAVQFVAAFAVFIIVCYSLYRAFRSKPTAETI from the coding sequence ATGGTGAAGTTAATTGAAAGATACAATGGGCAGTTATCATTTATGATTGTGTATTGGTTTATCTGCCTTGTAATGTTTTTACGCACTTTTAGTTTCCTTTATATAATGCTGGCTTGGAATGTCTTTTTAGCCATGTTGCCATTGCTTTTTGCGGTGAAAGTCAGATATGCCATTGAACGAGGAATTTTTGGACAGACTGTTTTTTGGGCTATTTTCTGGCTGCTGTTCTTTCCAAACTCTGTTTATATGATAACGGATTTTATTCATATATCAAATGATAAGCTTCTGCGGATAATAGAAGCGGATAGATACTCACAGGTCGGAGATGTCATGTATAGCACCGATATTGCAGCCTGGGCAAAGTTATTGGTAATAGGAATCGGATTTTTGTTTGCCATATTAGTTGGCTTGGAATCCCTCTATTTGATTGAACAGGGCATAAAAAATAAAGTGTCAAAGCTGTTCAGCCGTTTAGGGATTTTAATGGTGGCGTTGTTATCCGGAGTAGGTGTCTATATCGGGAGATTTTTACGGTTTAATAGCTGGGATGTGTTTCTTAAACCTTTTCATTTGCTGGATCAACTCTGCACAGGAGTGGATGCATTTGCAGTTCAGTTTGTTGCTGCTTTTGCAGTCTTTATAATTGTCTGTTATTCTTTATATAGAGCATTTAGAAGCAAACCAACGGCTGAGACAATATGA
- a CDS encoding flagellar hook-length control protein FliK yields the protein MKIDTILQMNNISIPVSSDALSSLNIGDVIKAKIVEMSSKELTMKLFDGTVFTAALANAIDAKPGDYLTLLLKARLDSQLIMEPVNSELIKPEEESAPKLLMNFGIKPDQTSLDIIKEMQSSRIPLTKELFLNLLDAVKNIKELTPSKAVFLYSHDADFTKGNADALNQLVEGKFKLGSEMEQISRLLEDIIKQESQTQSTVKNQQPSLPGGLEEAVYSFSEENRNVSTAGNVVNSNTTDIPKNIADILSRLSDGAGDLTILKEEIYKLIENGNLLNVEEDGNPELLSMLNSIKGSNDENSNNIRLLLEKVINAGRENNLKSDETGHQPLKAAEDETGAYKERDMASIKRELDSLFLDISKPDIDKDSVNLRQLYRDMLAKLSELKEAVLSSRLPENPELLNRMDNIENNIRFMNEIYNNSVYIQIPVRLPERNGTAELYILKKGSKRKRIDPENFTMLIALNTNNMGTVETLVSLRGKSINLNIRVENEKVMEFFKENHTELYESLKEKGYRLADIRYCIIDEGINVMNVEKVVKKVTVGNSSIDYKI from the coding sequence ATGAAAATTGATACAATCCTGCAGATGAATAATATCAGCATACCTGTCTCATCAGATGCCCTGAGCAGTCTGAACATTGGGGATGTCATAAAGGCAAAGATCGTTGAAATGTCTTCAAAGGAGCTTACCATGAAGCTTTTTGACGGTACTGTTTTTACCGCGGCCTTGGCCAATGCTATAGATGCAAAGCCCGGGGATTACCTCACTCTGCTTTTAAAAGCAAGGCTCGACAGCCAGCTGATAATGGAGCCTGTAAATTCAGAACTCATAAAGCCAGAAGAGGAGAGCGCCCCAAAGCTTCTGATGAACTTTGGGATAAAACCGGATCAGACCAGCCTGGATATCATAAAGGAAATGCAAAGCAGCAGGATACCTTTGACAAAAGAGCTGTTTCTTAATCTTCTTGACGCAGTAAAAAATATAAAAGAGCTGACACCTTCCAAAGCGGTGTTTCTTTATTCCCATGATGCAGACTTTACAAAGGGAAATGCCGATGCGCTAAACCAGCTGGTGGAAGGAAAATTCAAGCTTGGGTCTGAGATGGAGCAAATTTCCCGCCTTCTGGAGGATATCATAAAACAAGAAAGCCAGACGCAAAGCACAGTAAAAAATCAACAGCCTTCACTGCCGGGCGGTTTAGAAGAAGCTGTCTACTCCTTTTCAGAAGAAAACCGCAATGTTTCAACTGCTGGGAACGTCGTCAATTCCAACACAACAGATATTCCGAAAAACATAGCTGATATTTTAAGCCGGCTTTCTGACGGAGCGGGCGACTTAACCATCCTGAAAGAGGAAATATATAAGCTGATCGAAAACGGGAATTTGTTGAATGTTGAAGAAGACGGTAATCCAGAGCTTTTGAGCATGCTGAATTCGATAAAAGGTTCCAACGATGAAAACTCCAATAATATCAGGCTGTTGCTGGAGAAGGTTATTAATGCAGGCAGAGAGAACAATTTAAAAAGCGATGAGACCGGTCATCAACCACTTAAAGCAGCAGAAGATGAAACCGGTGCTTATAAAGAAAGGGATATGGCATCAATTAAAAGAGAGCTGGACAGTCTATTTCTGGATATCAGCAAACCGGATATCGATAAAGATAGTGTAAACCTAAGGCAGTTGTATAGGGATATGCTGGCAAAGCTGTCGGAATTGAAAGAGGCCGTGCTGTCATCCCGGCTTCCGGAAAATCCGGAGTTATTGAACCGCATGGATAATATTGAAAATAACATCCGCTTCATGAATGAGATCTACAATAATTCCGTATATATTCAGATTCCTGTCAGACTCCCTGAAAGAAATGGCACAGCGGAGCTTTATATACTAAAAAAGGGCTCAAAACGGAAGAGGATAGACCCGGAAAATTTTACAATGCTGATAGCATTGAACACCAACAATATGGGTACTGTAGAAACGCTGGTTTCCCTGCGGGGAAAGAGCATCAATCTCAATATACGAGTGGAAAATGAAAAAGTAATGGAATTTTTTAAAGAAAATCATACGGAGCTTTATGAAAGCTTAAAGGAAAAAGGCTATAGATTGGCGGATATAAGGTATTGCATTATTGATGAGGGAATTAATGTGATGAATGTGGAAAAGGTTGTCAAAAAGGTTACAGTGGGAAACTCCTCCATTGATTATAAAATATAG
- a CDS encoding dipeptidase, which yields MIIVDAHCDTITRLMETKENLIRNNCHVDIERMKQKGSYVQFFAAFISPEYCQAYAMKRAMQIIDKFYQQIEIYSDNIMSCCNYRDIENAVSSSKVAAILSIEGGDALQGDLSALRMFYRLGVRSLCLTWNHRNEIADGVADGITGGGLTPFGRDVIMEMNRLGMIVDVSHLSERGFWDVVEISGQPIIASHSNAKSVCSHRRNLTDEQILALKNNGGVMGMNLCPAFLTNEGEASLKDVINHIEHIASVGGIDIIGIGADFDGIDDTPREIKGVENIDGIFNELLKLNYPQEAVDKIAGGNFLRVIRQVLK from the coding sequence ATGATTATAGTTGATGCTCACTGTGACACGATTACAAGGCTGATGGAGACAAAGGAGAATCTCATCAGGAATAATTGCCATGTAGATATTGAAAGAATGAAGCAAAAAGGCAGCTATGTCCAGTTTTTTGCCGCGTTCATAAGTCCTGAATATTGTCAGGCTTATGCAATGAAACGTGCCATGCAGATTATTGATAAGTTTTACCAACAGATAGAAATATATAGTGACAATATAATGTCATGTTGTAATTACAGGGATATTGAAAATGCTGTGAGCTCCTCCAAAGTAGCGGCCATCCTCTCCATTGAGGGTGGAGATGCATTGCAGGGAGACCTTTCGGCTCTGAGGATGTTTTATAGGCTTGGAGTGAGAAGCCTATGCCTTACATGGAATCACAGAAATGAAATTGCCGATGGTGTTGCCGACGGAATTACCGGCGGCGGACTTACTCCCTTTGGAAGGGATGTAATCATGGAAATGAACCGGTTGGGCATGATTGTGGATGTATCACATTTGTCCGAAAGAGGTTTCTGGGATGTGGTTGAAATATCCGGGCAGCCTATTATAGCTTCCCATTCAAATGCCAAAAGCGTATGCTCCCACAGGAGGAATCTAACGGATGAGCAAATTCTTGCGTTGAAAAACAACGGCGGAGTTATGGGAATGAATCTGTGTCCGGCGTTTCTGACCAACGAAGGGGAAGCTTCCCTTAAAGATGTCATAAATCATATAGAGCATATAGCTTCGGTTGGAGGTATTGATATTATAGGTATAGGCGCAGATTTTGACGGTATTGACGACACTCCAAGGGAGATAAAAGGAGTGGAGAATATTGACGGGATATTCAACGAGCTTCTTAAGCTGAACTATCCTCAGGAGGCAGTTGATAAGATTGCCGGAGGTAATTTTCTGAGGGTGATCCGGCAGGTTTTAAAATAA
- a CDS encoding GntR family transcriptional regulator — protein sequence MINKYGDTPLYIQLKNLIIEKIKNGEYKENSKIPSEQEFCEMYDISRPTVRQAISDLTNSGYLYKEKGKGTFVSEAKLKIDIKDYSGFTDSILDSDMPGERSIIFSERIDIRDNQELCAAFGVSPGHNAGFAKIVYVNLRNDSPIALNVSYIPLNLFPSIIEDINANKPAYDIMRGKYPLLPSKSSSSLEVIYAGQEESRFLKVQQGHPLICIKNKISSKSGQTVEYVVSKYRADKCKMFFENAR from the coding sequence ATGATAAATAAATACGGTGACACGCCTTTATATATACAACTAAAAAATCTGATCATCGAGAAGATAAAAAATGGGGAATACAAAGAAAACAGCAAAATCCCGTCAGAGCAGGAATTTTGCGAAATGTACGATATCAGCAGGCCTACGGTGCGCCAGGCTATAAGTGATCTCACCAACAGCGGTTATCTTTATAAGGAAAAAGGAAAGGGTACCTTTGTATCGGAAGCAAAGTTAAAAATTGATATCAAGGATTATTCGGGATTTACGGATTCTATTTTGGATAGTGATATGCCAGGAGAAAGAAGCATAATTTTTTCCGAGCGTATCGACATTAGAGATAATCAGGAGCTGTGTGCTGCTTTTGGAGTCAGTCCCGGTCACAATGCAGGATTTGCAAAGATTGTATATGTAAACTTACGAAATGATAGTCCCATAGCACTTAACGTATCATATATACCATTGAACCTGTTTCCGTCAATAATTGAGGATATTAATGCCAATAAGCCTGCCTATGATATTATGCGTGGCAAATACCCCCTGCTTCCGTCAAAAAGCAGCAGTTCTCTGGAGGTTATTTATGCCGGACAGGAAGAAAGCCGATTCCTGAAGGTGCAGCAGGGCCACCCTTTGATTTGCATAAAGAATAAAATTAGTTCAAAGAGCGGACAGACAGTCGAATACGTAGTATCAAAATATCGCGCGGACAAATGCAAAATGTTTTTTGAAAATGCCAGGTAA
- a CDS encoding DUF3137 domain-containing protein, translating into MSIFGGLFGPSQQEIWSQLCKEIEADIVDGGFWRGKKVVAKANEWTITLDTYTVSNGKTSTTYTRMRAPFINKDHFRFKIYRSGVFSELGKLLGMQDVEVGYPDFDENFIIKGNDTEKLKRLFSNPKIRELISQQPRIYFEVKDDEGWFGAEFPEGVDELYFQVPGLIRDVERLKSLYYLFVEVLNQLCLMGSACQENPGVEL; encoded by the coding sequence ATGAGTATATTTGGAGGGCTTTTCGGTCCCAGTCAACAAGAAATCTGGAGCCAACTGTGCAAAGAAATTGAAGCTGATATAGTGGATGGAGGATTTTGGCGTGGGAAAAAGGTAGTAGCAAAGGCTAATGAATGGACAATAACCCTGGACACCTACACTGTTTCTAACGGAAAAACATCTACCACATATACAAGGATGAGGGCACCTTTTATCAATAAGGATCATTTCAGGTTCAAAATTTATCGCAGCGGTGTGTTCAGTGAATTAGGGAAGCTTTTGGGAATGCAGGATGTTGAAGTTGGATACCCTGACTTTGATGAGAACTTTATCATCAAGGGCAATGATACGGAGAAATTAAAGAGGTTGTTTTCAAACCCGAAAATTCGTGAGCTTATTTCACAGCAGCCAAGAATATATTTTGAGGTTAAGGATGATGAGGGATGGTTTGGCGCGGAATTTCCTGAAGGAGTAGATGAGTTGTATTTTCAAGTGCCTGGATTAATCAGGGATGTGGAAAGGCTGAAAAGCCTGTATTATCTTTTTGTGGAGGTACTAAACCAGTTGTGCCTCATGGGGTCAGCTTGCCAAGAGAACCCGGGCGTGGAATTATAA
- a CDS encoding EscU/YscU/HrcU family type III secretion system export apparatus switch protein, whose translation MNKHKDGKIIEAAALSYTPGEDKAPKLIAAAKGEAAEKIIEKAKENNIPIYKDEGLVSLLGKMRIGSEIPDELYDVVAGILVYVSDMDRIFGEKHGRKK comes from the coding sequence ATGAACAAGCATAAAGACGGCAAAATCATAGAAGCTGCTGCATTAAGTTATACACCTGGTGAAGATAAAGCACCAAAGCTGATTGCGGCAGCTAAAGGCGAAGCTGCGGAAAAAATTATAGAAAAAGCAAAAGAGAACAATATACCTATATATAAAGATGAAGGTTTAGTGAGTTTGCTGGGAAAAATGCGGATAGGCAGTGAAATACCCGACGAACTGTATGATGTGGTGGCCGGAATTTTAGTATATGTGAGCGATATGGACAGGATATTTGGTGAAAAGCATGGACGGAAGAAATAA
- the purB gene encoding adenylosuccinate lyase, with translation MRNTYESPFNARYASEEMQELFSPDMKFRTWRRLWIALAEAERELGLNITDEQIEQLKQFKDDINYDVAEQKEKEFRHDVMAHIHAYGEQCPDARGIIHLGATSCYVGDNTDVIIMTEALKLIRKKLVAVIGKLSEFAVEYKSLPTLGFTHFQPAQLVTVGKRACLWIQDLLMDLEDLEYVLQNMRLLGCKGTTGTQASFLDLFDGDHEKVRKLDMLIAEKMGFKKVFPVSGQTYSRKLDSRVLNVLSGIAQSAYKFANDIRLLQSLKEIEEPFEKKQIGSSAMAYKRNPMRSERICALARYVVIDALNPAITASTQWFERTLDDSANKRISIPEAFLAVDAILGIYINVSSGLVVYPKVIEKHVLEELPFMATENILMEAVKKGGDRQELHERIRIHSMEAGKQVKVEGKKNDLLERIAADKAFGMSYEELEAVLKPENYIGRSPEQVDEFIKEYVKPVLEKYGIENIEVDLKV, from the coding sequence TTGAGAAATACTTATGAAAGCCCTTTTAATGCACGGTATGCCAGTGAGGAAATGCAGGAGCTTTTTTCACCGGATATGAAGTTCAGAACGTGGAGAAGATTGTGGATCGCCTTGGCAGAAGCAGAAAGGGAACTGGGCCTTAATATAACCGATGAGCAGATTGAACAGTTGAAGCAGTTCAAAGATGACATAAACTATGATGTTGCAGAGCAAAAGGAAAAAGAGTTCCGGCATGATGTGATGGCCCATATCCATGCATATGGGGAACAGTGTCCTGACGCAAGGGGGATCATCCATCTTGGTGCCACATCATGCTATGTTGGCGACAATACGGATGTTATCATAATGACGGAAGCTTTAAAGCTCATCAGAAAGAAGCTGGTGGCGGTTATAGGTAAACTGTCGGAATTCGCCGTAGAATACAAGAGTTTGCCGACATTGGGCTTCACCCATTTCCAGCCGGCCCAGCTTGTAACGGTAGGAAAGAGGGCTTGTCTGTGGATTCAGGATTTGCTGATGGATCTGGAGGATCTTGAATATGTGCTGCAGAATATGAGATTGCTCGGCTGCAAGGGCACTACAGGAACTCAGGCAAGTTTTCTGGACTTGTTTGACGGAGACCATGAAAAAGTCAGAAAGCTGGACATGCTTATAGCTGAAAAGATGGGCTTTAAGAAAGTTTTTCCCGTCTCAGGCCAAACCTATTCCCGAAAGCTTGACAGCAGGGTTTTGAACGTCTTGAGCGGTATAGCCCAGAGCGCATATAAGTTTGCCAACGATATAAGGCTGCTTCAAAGCCTTAAGGAAATAGAAGAGCCTTTTGAGAAAAAACAGATAGGTTCTTCCGCAATGGCGTATAAAAGAAATCCCATGAGGAGCGAAAGAATATGTGCCCTGGCAAGATACGTGGTTATCGATGCCTTGAACCCGGCAATAACAGCTTCCACCCAATGGTTTGAGAGAACTCTCGATGACTCTGCCAACAAGCGCATAAGCATTCCTGAAGCGTTCCTTGCTGTAGATGCTATATTGGGAATTTATATCAATGTTTCCAGTGGCCTGGTTGTTTATCCTAAGGTTATTGAAAAGCATGTTTTGGAGGAGCTGCCCTTTATGGCAACGGAAAATATTCTGATGGAAGCGGTTAAAAAGGGCGGTGACAGGCAGGAGCTCCATGAACGCATCAGGATTCATTCCATGGAGGCAGGCAAGCAGGTCAAGGTAGAGGGAAAGAAAAATGACCTGTTGGAAAGGATAGCTGCCGACAAGGCTTTCGGCATGAGCTACGAGGAGCTGGAAGCGGTGTTGAAGCCGGAGAACTATATCGGAAGATCACCGGAACAGGTGGATGAGTTTATAAAGGAATATGTCAAACCGGTTCTGGAAAAATACGGGATTGAAAACATCGAGGTCGATCTCAAGGTATAG
- a CDS encoding YraN family protein: MDGRNKRKLGSFGEEIAADFLIKSNYKIVNRNFRIGKLGEIDIIAWDGEYICFIEVKTRRSFLYGTPSEAVSKSKQAVIRNLAGIYLDRYGLNDSKARFDVIEIIYRDKADYDLNIIKNAF, translated from the coding sequence ATGGACGGAAGAAATAAAAGGAAGCTGGGAAGCTTCGGAGAGGAAATTGCTGCAGACTTTTTAATCAAAAGCAATTATAAAATAGTTAATAGGAATTTCAGAATAGGCAAGTTGGGAGAAATTGATATAATCGCCTGGGATGGGGAATATATTTGTTTTATCGAAGTAAAAACCAGGCGCAGTTTTTTATATGGCACTCCTTCAGAAGCCGTAAGCAAAAGCAAGCAAGCTGTCATCAGAAATTTGGCCGGTATATACCTGGATAGATACGGCCTCAATGACAGCAAAGCAAGATTTGATGTTATCGAAATCATATACCGGGACAAGGCGGATTACGACCTTAACATTATCAAGAATGCGTTTTAG